The following nucleotide sequence is from Ornithodoros turicata isolate Travis chromosome 2, ASM3712646v1, whole genome shotgun sequence.
gaatttagcagacgacatgcatCGGCCAAAAATTGCCGTTCCAGGCGATGTGCTTATTGTCTTGTTTGAAATAGGGAGAAGGCGGGACcgggcagagccgtatattaaaagggagtccggccattgggaggagtcacaaaaagaggctcggcctgtcaatcacagtttcgctcctctgattggtttgctttttaccaagggggtcgccatgacaccatactgccacccaaaatggcgacgaaaacaaacccTGTGAAGCGTCCACAGAAGCGTccttagatccacacgtgacagacgtgatagggagtcttatctcatatacaagttcaacgctcttcacccgtccggtatcaacaaatcacaaggcaccctagaaacacttcacaaataaaatatgcttttcccatctacctccattatcatctgttatgttctgcatggccactgctttctgctctctttattgcatgccacaactttgtattacaaatatatatttaaaaaaaaaaaacttgctcgttctggaattttccccacgtaaccactaacctccttatctttcgctatgcttgcgaattcttgactgttgtcccgtttcgtccacgtgttcgtgaaccttccatttttctgcaaccggtctgtagcctagatcactacgttcacataatcccctccacactctaacaaagcagccattcactcccgccgtaaaaacccgtacggacctttcttccctccgggctgttgacccacaattcgcatgaacctttaaacacgtcacacctaaccctttaaataccatgccaatgatgaggacggtgcccagaagaagaacagtctctgttcgaaatatcggcggcttctgtcctgaggcaactcccttcctacatctctaccggttcgctggatttctacccacctgtgaagcggggatttcgttacaaaaaattttcacagattaACCTGATTttatgctgcaaatgtacatcctaatataagtttctcggaaatcagtttcatcttatgctcatccactgatatctaactgaaaataatacgttttgtcgacgtgttaggcctagtgaacacggcgatcacaacgaaaccataacaaaaacggcgctgtgctctataatcttatatttaattgctggatttcatggatataaacactcttgccttttatattcaaactattcatgtagatttgtttaaaaaacataccgacgacagaatctgtcccagcaggtggttctgccggcagtggtacaacgacggaagcagacgacagttcccgatgtgccttacgctcccttgGTGGCgcacatcaaatttgcaccaaaaatccactacttttgcagattgcgtgaggtatccatttcaattccatccaatccacttgccacccaaaatggcgctgcccatgttggatacggggacaaatagtgaggatacgttgattgatagcgccccatatttcagaaCTCTATTGGTcgcaaagctgaaaaagtgggtggagcttcaggtataggcatgacccattaatggccagactcccttttaatatacggctctgggacCGGGTGGAAGCTGGCGCCCCATGCGGAATCTCCGAGAAACTTTTGGCAGGCGGAAAACAATGCAAACGTGCGCGACGTGACAGGCATGTAGAAAGGAGGCATTGACCAGGTGCAGCGTTtcgaggcagcgccacctatacacCGTGATGCGAACGTGAAACAGGcagagaaaaaaatggcggtttgcgggCAGTATAGACCATTAGAAATGCATGgagtgagaatttgctttgcctCTAAGTTTTTTTTCTACAATGTCATAGCAGTTGAAAAAAATATGGATGAAACTTCATGCGAttgactatcagtctgcaaagtttgaagcgcctgAGACGTTATCTTGCATTTTTACgactcgatcgaaatgtgtaacattTGCTAAATTCACCTTGTACAAGCTTATTGCCAGATCATTTTCTTGTGTCCACAGGAAGTGCAATGGCGGCCGCCTTTTTGACGTCATTCTCGATGATTTTGACGACGCAATTAATAATTTCATCAACCGAACGGTAAGGATGACGCACTCGAAGCTGCCTTGGTTCGGAAGGATTCGTTAATTCATTAATTCtgaaattcgttaattaactttttggTTAGAGGATTTcgagcaaaagcgagatagcagattgagagactgcggcagttgcaagccatttcgcgtttaacaaatcctgaaaaaCACTAGTGCCTTAAAattcccgaattttgatatgcaaataaaCCGAAACCACGGCGACCGGGAAGGAGGGAATACAGCGCTCATATGACGTCAGAGGATCACGTGATCTGGAACGATGAAGTTGATTGGAGTAGGTGACGCTGAGCTGGCCAGATGAACAGCTTTCCGACCTTTGACGCCctcctcaggcgcgctttttcagttTAGGCTCATTTTCATATTAAACTTCGGGGATGAATATTTTAACgcgcgtgcgtgtttcagggttttttttaaacgtggaatggcgttcaacgagGACAGTCTTTTAATCTGCTGTCTCGCTTTTGTCCGAAATTCCTTAATGTGAAagggttaattaatgaatttcgtGTGATTAGTTATCGCGTAGTTACACGCTGTCTTCCAGACGATGTCTCTTTGATCGAAGAACTCGACTGCAAAAACAAAATCTATGCTGCTCCTATagcttttttaataaaaattcttggaaaaattctgtaaaggcggaaaaaacaaaacaaaacacataGGAGTCTGCGTTACATATTCCGGCTGGCGAGCTAATATGCGTCTACTGGGCAAGTTTGCACCCATAATCGGGGCTGCACGTCATGGGGGAGAGGACAGAGCAACGAACGCAGCCACAGACAGTGGCCAGCCGCTCCGGCATTCCGCGTACAGATAATAATCGACATCTGTGAAAGTGCTAACGTTTAACGCCCTTTCTTTTTCAATGGCTGCAGAATATCATCCAGCATTTGCTAGCATCCTTGACGGTTGATCCTCGACAGATCCTGCAGGTGCCACTCTCTCTCACGACCGAGGAAAGCTGTTTTGTTACGGTTCACGTGGATTCTCCATATGTTACAGGGCGACCCTCCTCAGAAGCCACTAGTATATTACGAGAATATGAAGATGCTAATATGGGACGACCTGGACGACGTACGTGGTCACGTAGGTCTTGGCCTCTTCAGCAAATTCTGGCTTGTGTATAAAACATGCTATTTCATCGAG
It contains:
- the LOC135384300 gene encoding uncharacterized protein LOC135384300; the protein is MSYLWPEQKRGKWFGKFLAGTVLEKCNGGRLFDVILDDFDDAINNFINRTNIIQHLLASLTVDPRQILQGDPPQKPLVYYENMKMLIWDDLDDVRGHVGLGLFSKFWLVYKTCYFIENQQDSYCIDRTLDVLNG